One Palaemon carinicauda isolate YSFRI2023 chromosome 5, ASM3689809v2, whole genome shotgun sequence DNA window includes the following coding sequences:
- the LOC137640838 gene encoding uncharacterized protein — MAKLLKPSRLDTDPSSSNAAKEWKHWHRTFTNFIEESGDAAPDKLRALVNCVSSSVYELIEDCSTFESAIAKLDSVYVKLPNEIFARHVLATRRQQSGESIDEFLRELHKLSKDCNFQPVTAEQYRQELVRDAFINGIASVFIRQRLLENKSLNLETAHSQARTLDLAQRSADAYASPPVPHTAALVPERQATGRVSCPARNATCNKCGKTGHFAKVCKSKISGSTTATLYNPTLLAITATYPNNLSHAATNITVNGHSLKALVDSCSSDSFIREEVAQRLNLTVVPASSAVSMASKSFNASSSGFVIADLVHLDQRYPCIQLGVLKDLCCDVILGYDFQKQHQSVSFQYEGKRPSLKITGAKPVCLLATADIDEPSLFPNLPRQCKPIAVKSRRYSQDDQLFVKDQISHLLSEGIIEPSISPWRAQVVVVKDPLDRHKKRLCIDYSQTINQCTELDAYPLPRIEDMVHDLAKYKVFSTFDLKSAYHQISIKESERKYTAFEGGASQAEHDENVQNFLEVVQKRNLTLNEGKSVISVPTINVLGYCVGNNVIKPDPDRLRPLQELPPPTNMGSLRRAQGLFAYYAKWIPGFSDTIHPLVNTKTFPLSEPALAAFNSLKKQLMDVSLRAVDESLPFVVECDASEVAVSAVLNQGGRPVAFMSRTLQGSELHYPAVEKEATAIIEAVHKWSHFLAKRHFTLITDQRSVMFMLDSRKRTKIKNNKIQEWRLELASYSYTIQYRPGKQNIAPDTLTRAYCCSISSMSSLTDIHENLCHPGVTRLLHFVRSKNLPFSTDDVKRVCASCRICAQQKPKFHRPGKGVLIKATQPMERLSIDFKGPLPSTTSNKYILTVVDEYSRFPFVFPCPNMHSKTVIKCLESIFILCGMPSFIHSDQGASFMSQELKLYLSQKGVATSRTTPYHPMGNDQRRSSLGSTLPSWLLTPGPVLLRRHVRSSKHEPLTEEVQLMDANSMYANVKYPDGRESTVSTRDLAPSPAGATSPVHHVEPSGETESPDTTEVQDTQTHDNRDCHESSEPTEIRRSTRVSRPPDRYGWD, encoded by the exons ATGTcaagttgccaaatgagatttttgCTAGACATGTTTTAGCGACGCGACGACAGCAGTCAGGAGAATCCATTGACGAATTTCTGCGTGAGTTACATAAACTTAGCAAAGACTGCAACTTCCAGCCAGTCACAGCAGAACAATATCGGCAAGAGCTAGTACGTGATGCATTTATCAATGGTATTGCCTCAGTATTTATTCGTCAGCGGTTACTAGAGAATAAGTCACTGAATCTGGAAACTGCACACAGTCAAGCTCGTACGTTGGATCTTGCCCAGCGCAGTGCCGACGCATATGCATCGCCACCTGTTCCTCATACTGCTGCTTTAGTTCCAGAGCGGCAGGC TACAGGTAGAGTGAGTTGTCCCGCACGTAATGCCACATGCAACAAATGCGGTAAAACAGGCCATTTTGCAAAAGTCTGTAAATCGAAAATTTCAGGTAGTACCACTGCTACATTGTATAATCCCACTTTACTTGCAATAACTGCCActtatccaaataatctttcacATGCAGCTACAAACATCACTGTAAATGGCCACTCATTGAAGGCACTAGTCGATTCTTGTAGCTCAGATAGTTTTATACGTGAGGAAGTAGCGCAGAGACTAAACCTGACAGTAGTCCCTGCAAGCTCAGCGGTCTCAATGGCATCAAAATCGTTCAATGCTAGTTCCTCTGGATTTGTCATAGCAGACTTGGTTCACCTTGATCAGAGATATCCCTGTATACAGCTAGGGGTCCTGAAGGATTTGTGTTGTGATGTCATTTTGGGTTATGATTTCCAAAAGCAACACCAGAGCGTGAGTTTTCAATATGAAGGGAAAAGACCAAGTTTGAAGATAACTGGCGCCAAACCTGTTTGTTTACTAGCGACAGCTGACATAGATGAACCGTCATTGTTTCCGAACTTACCTCGACAGTGTAAACCCATTGCAGTCAAATCCAGACGCTATAGTCAAGATGACCAGCTGTTTGTAAAAGACCAAATTTCACATTTACTATCTGAAGGTATCATCGAACcaagtatatccccttggagggcaCAGGTTGTAGTAGTCAAAGATCCACTTGACAGGCATAAAAAGAGACTTTGTATTGATTATTCACAGACCATTAACCAATGCACAGAACTAGATGCTTATCCCCTCCCAAGGATAGAGGATATGGTACATGACCTTGCTAAATATAAGGTGTTTTCCACATTTGACTTGAAGAGTGCATATCACCAAATCAGCATTAAAGAGAGTGAGAGGAAGTACACTGCTTTTGAAG gtggagcatctcaggctgaacatgatgaaaacgttcaaaactTCTTGGAGGTGGTTCAGAAGCGGAACCTTACCCTCAATGAAGGGAAATCGGTTATTTCTGTTCCTACAATCAATGTTCTAGGGTATTGTGTCGGGAATAATGTTATAAAGCCTGACCCAGACAGATTACGTCCCCTTCAAGAATTACCGCCTCCCACAAATATGGGCTCTCTGCGAAGAGCTCAAGGATTGTTTGCCTATTATGCCAAATGGATCCCTGGTTTTTCTGACACGATACATCCCTTAGTGAACACAAAAACTTTTCCACTGAGCGAGCCAGCACTAGCTgctttcaattctttaaaaaaacaacttATGGATGTTTCACTGCGGGCTGTGGATGAGAGTCTTCCTTTTGTTGTAGAGTGTGATGCTTCGGAAGTTGCTGTCTCCGCAGTCTTGAATCAGGGTGGCCGCCCAGTAGCTTTTATGTCGAGAACGCTCCAGGGTAGCGAGTTGCATTATCCAGCAGTGGAAAAAGAGGCCACAGCTATTATTGAAGCGGTTCACAAGTGGAGCCATTTCTTAGCGAAACGACATTTTACTCTGATTACTGATCAAAGATCGGTGATGTTCATGTTAGACAGCAGGAAGCGAACTAAAATAAAGAACAACAAGATACAAGAGTGGAGGTTGGAGCTGGCATCCTACAGCTATACTATACAGTATCGTCCAGGGAAACAGAATATTGCACCGGACACCCTGACTCGTGCCTATTGTTGTTCTATTTCCTCAATGTCAAGTCTCACTGACATCCATGAGAACCTCTGCCATCCTGGCGTCACTCGCCTTTTGCACTTTGTGCGATCCAAAAACCTCCCATTTTCAACAGATGACGTGAAAAGAGTGTGTGCTTCTTGTAGAATTTGTGCCCAACAAAAACCAAAATTCCATCGTccaggaaaaggagtcctcataaAGGCCACCCAGCCAATGGAACGTCTTAGCATTGATTTCAAGGGGCCTCTGCCCTCTACCACGAGCAATAAGTACATTCTTACGGTTGTTGACGAGTATTCACGTTTCCCCTTTGTGTTTCCCTGTCCAAACATGCATTCGAAAACAGTGATCAAATGTCTTGAATCTATCTTTATCCTTTGTGGAATGCCTAGTTTCATTCATTCAGATCAAGGAGCTTCTTTCATGTCCCAAGAACTGAAACTGTACCTTTCTCAGAAGGGGGTTGCAACCAGCAGAACGACACCTTATCATCCGATGGGCAACGACCAG CGACGCTCTAGTCTTGGAAGTACATTACCGTCATGGCTTTTGACTCCTGGACCTGTACTATTGCGACGGCATGTTAGGTCTAGCAAACATGAACCGTTAACTGAAGAGGTTCAACTCATGGATGCAAACTCAATGTATGCAAATGTCAAATATCCAGATGGTAGAGAATCAACTGTGTCTACCCGTGACTTAGCCCCAAGTCCTGCAGGTGCAACGTCTCCTGTACACCATGTTGAACCATCAGGAGAGACGGAGTCCCCAGATACAACTGAAGTGCAGGATACACAAACTCATGATAACCGTGATTGTCATGAATCCAGTGAGCCCACTGAGATAAGAAGGTCCACTCGTGTGTCAAGGCCGCCTGATCGCTATGGATGGGATTAA